One genomic segment of Tachyglossus aculeatus isolate mTacAcu1 chromosome 17, mTacAcu1.pri, whole genome shotgun sequence includes these proteins:
- the GIN1 gene encoding gypsy retrotransposon integrase-like protein 1, whose amino-acid sequence MVRSGKNGSLHLKQIAYYKRTGEYHPTTLPSERSGIRRAAKKFDFKEKRLFYIGKDRKQNRLVIVSEEEKRKVLRECHENDTGAHHGISRTLTLVESSYYWTSVTNDVKQWVSACQHCQESKPTALLKVEDPWAIVTVHLMGPFLPSSRSQNQYIVMMTDLFTKWVVISPLRDISAPEISKAIADAFFSYGPPQKIVMDQGEEFIDQINTELCGLFGTKQIVTAHPSPSDDGNERMLGVMKTFLPRYCTEHSSDWDAHLSAVAFAFNSTHLESTGNTPYFQMFNRNPHVPETSEVLREVEGAHVCTFAKILDAVKEADRAAETKIPSRQMESGIPDEEQSRGKIAPRRKPKQLNPFHLKVGHEVVRQRKNRWRDGRFHSEWVGPCVIDYVTDGGCAVLRDNTGSRLKRPIKMSHLKPYIRTPGDQVSHHLLQGPAAVDHDYIGTSEITVGSRHPGIQPKDTSPRASGDASPTPSEDHGLLESKNPNSSPLSEDRGTHPANRTPGKSTFHLLDASSQVTE is encoded by the exons ATGGTCCGTAGTGGGAAAAACGGCAGCCTGCACCTGAAACAGATCGCGTATTACAAGCGCACCGGGGAGTACCACCCAACAACTCTGCCCAGCGAAAGAAGTGGAATTCGACGAGCTGCGAAAAAATTTGATTTTAAAG AAAAGAGGCTGTTTTACATCGGAAAGGACAGGAAGCAAAATCGTTTGGTGATCGTTTccgaggaggaaaagaggaaagtccTAAGAGAGTGCCACGAAAACGACACCGGGGCCCATCACGGCATCTCCAGAACGCTCACGTTAGTGGAATCGAGTTACTATTGGACGTCCGTGACAAACGATGTCAAACAGTGG GTTTCCGCCTGCCAGCACTGCCAGGAGTCGAAGCCCACGGCCCTCCTCAAGGTGGAAGATCCCTGGGCGATCGTGACCGTCCATCTAATGGGCCCATTTCTCCCCAGCAGCAGGAGCCAGAATCAGTACATCGTGATGATGACGGACTTATTCACAAAATGGGTGGTCATCTCGCCTCTCCGGGACATTTCGGCGCCTGAAATTTCGAAAGCGATCGCCGATGCGTTCTTCTCCTATGGACCCCCTCAGAAAATAGTAATGGATCAAGGAGAAGAATTTATTGATCAG ATCAACACCGAGCTGTGTGGGCTGTTTGGGACAAAGCAGATAGTGActgcccacccctctccctcagacGACGGGAATGAAAGGATGCTTGGGGTAATGAAAACCTTCCTTCCCCGGTACTGCACTGAGCACTCCAGCGACTGGGACGCCCATTTGTCAGCCGTGGCATTTGCCTTCAACTCGACTCATCTG GAGTCTACCGGAAACACACCGTATTTCCAAATGTTCAACCGAAATCCTCATGTCCCCGAGACTTCAGAGGTACTACGTGAAGTAGAAGGTGCTCACGTGTGTACGTTTGCCAAAATCCTGGACGCCGTTAAAGAAGCGGACAGAGCAGCAGAGACCAAGATACCTAGTCGCCAG ATGGAGAGCGGAATTCCCGACGAAGAGCAAAGTAGGGGCAAGATCGCCCCGAGAAGGAAACCGAAGCAGTTAAATCCCTTCCATCTGAAAGTGGGCCACGAAGTTGTCCGGCAGAGGAAAAACCGGTGGAGGGACGGCCGATTCCATTCGGAGTGGGTGGGGCCTTGCGTCATAGACTACGTTACTGATGGTGGATGTGCCGTTCTCCGGGACAACACTGGCTCCAGGCTTAAAAGGCCTATCAAAATGTCTCACCTGAAGCCTTATATAAGAACCCCCGGAGACCAAG TTAgccatcacctcctccaaggcccCGCTGCGGTCGATCACGACTACATCGGAACGTCTGAAATCACAGTTGGATCCCGCCACCCTGGCATCCAGCCGAAAGATACATCCCCGCGGGCGTCCGGCGACGCATCCCCAACACCAAGCGAAGATCACGGACTATTAGAGAGCAAAAATCCCAACAGCTCTCCACTCTCGGAAGATCGTGGAACGCACCCCGCTAACCGAACTCCAGGAAAGTCAACTTTCCATCTTTTGGACGCTTCAAGTCAAGTCACTGAGTAG